From the Cucurbita pepo subsp. pepo cultivar mu-cu-16 chromosome LG05, ASM280686v2, whole genome shotgun sequence genome, one window contains:
- the LOC111795885 gene encoding actin-depolymerizing factor 7 — protein sequence MANSASGMTVRDECKLKFLELKAKRNYRFIIFKIEQQEIVVEKLGKPEETYEDFTGSLPADECRYAVFDFDFITDENCQKSKIFFIAWSPETSKVRGKMVYASSKDRFKRELDGIQFELQATDPSEMSFDIVKARAF from the exons ATG GCGAACTCAGCATCTGGAATGACCGTGAGAGATGAATGTAAGTTGAAGTTCTTAGAGctgaaagcaaagagaaacTACAGGTTCATCATCTTCAAGATTGAACAACAGGAAATTGTGGTAGAGAAACTCGGAAAACCTGAAGAAACATACGAGGATTTCACTGGATCTCTCCCTGCCGATGAGTGTCGCTATGCTGTCTTTGATTTTGACTTCATCACTGATGAGAATTGCCAGAAGAGCAAGATTTTCTTCATTGCATG GTCGCCCGAGACATCAAAGGTGAGGGGGAAGATGGTGTATGCGAGCTCGAAGGATAGGTTCAAGAGAGAGCTAGATGGCATTCAATTTGAGTTGCAGGCAACCGATCCGAGTGAGATGAGCTTTGACATTGTCAAGGCACGGGCATTTTAG
- the LOC111796187 gene encoding uncharacterized protein LOC111796187 has protein sequence MSGGVDMSLPKEEELLHEETCDPKQQQQHRGMKLGRKKPAVFLSFRHLIMLALMVIFSASGLVCAEDLAFVVLSIMYMYFLSRVAFPRLEGEEPTVFSQQNKLLQQYVLFAAVVGLFLPIAYILVGFFQDDQEGIKAASPHVFLLASQVFMEGVAWNDRFSTPIRVFVPVFYNSRRIFTLVEWLREEFAKEDKKPAALFIGRALAVINMALWSFNLFGFLLPVYLPKAFKRYYSLSKSKD, from the exons atgtccGGCGGAGTGGACATGAGCCTCCCAAAGGAGGAAGAACTCCTCCACGAAGAAACATGCGACCcaaagcagcagcagcagcatcgGGGGATGAAATTGGGGCGGAAGAAGCCGGCGGTGTTTCTGAGTTTCCGCCACCTGATTATGCTGGCGTTGATGGTGATCTTCTCTGCCAGCGGATTGGTGTGTGCAGAGGACTTGGCGTTTGTGGTGCTTTCGATTATGTACATGTACTTCCTTTCCAGAGTGGCGTTTCCAAGGCTGGAGGGCGAGGAGCCGACGGTGTTCAGCCAGCAGAACAAGCTGCTCCAGCAGTACGTGTTGTTCGCCGCCGTGGTGGGGCTGTTCCTCCCCATAGCCTACATTTTAGTAGGATTCTTTCAAGATGATCAAGAGGGCATCAAAGCCGCTTCTCCCCATGTCTTTCTTCTCGCCAGCCAG GTTTTCATGGAAGGCGTGGCGTGGAACGACAGATTCTCGACGCCAATTCGCGTATTTGTGCCAGTTTTCTACAACTCAAGGAGGATCTTCACCCTCGTTGAGTGGCTGCGGGAAGAGTTCGCCAAAGAAGATAAGAAACCAGCGGCTCTGTTCATCGGAAGAGCACTTGCTGTAATCAACATGGCGCTTTGGAGCTTCAATCTGTTTGGGTTCTTGTTGCCTGTGTATCTGCCAAAAGCCTTCAAGAGATATtactctctttcgaaatccAAAGATTGA
- the LOC111795162 gene encoding short-chain dehydrogenase TIC 32, chloroplastic-like: MWLFRRKGPSGFSSSSTAEEVTNGIDGTGLTAIVTGASSGIGSETARVLALRGVHVVMGIRNLEAGRNVRETIIKENPSAKIDAMELDLSSMASVRKFASNYQSAGLPLNILINNAGVMAAPFGLSKDNIELQFATNHLGHFLLTDLLLDSMKKTAIKSKKEGRIVNVSSEAHRYTYPEGIRFDGINDESRYKKMLAYGQSKLCNVLHANELTRRFKEEGVNITANSLHPGIIATNLFRHFNFGNGIANTVGKLVFKNVQQGAATTCYVALHPQVKGVSGEYFLNSNLNKASQHGQDVDLAKKLWDFTTNLLK; this comes from the exons ATGTGGTTATTCAGAAGAAAAGGGCCCTCCGGGTTTTCGTCTTCTTCCACCGCTGAGGAAGTTACAAACGGAATCGATGGCACAGGACTCACCGCCATTGTTACAG GAGCGTCGAGTGGTATTGGCTCTGAAACTGCGCGTGTTCTTGCATTACGCGGAGTCCATGTTGTTATGGGTATTAGGAACTTAGAAGCTGGTAGAAATGTAAGAGAAaccatcatcaaggagaaccCCTCTGCAAAAATTGATGCCATGGAGTTGGATCTTAGCTCCATGGCTTCTGTGAGAAAATTTGCCTCAAATTATCAGTCAGCTGGGCTTCCACTTAATATCCTCAT TAATAATGCAGGAGTCATGGCTGCCCCTTTTGGACTTTCAAAAGATAACATAGAACTGCAATTTGCAACAAATCACTTAG GTCATTTCCTCTTGACAGATCTACTGTTGGATAGTATGAAGAAAACTGccattaaaagtaaaaaagaaggaagaattgTTAACGTCTCCTCAGAAGCTCACCGTTATACATATCCTGAAGGCATCCGATTCGACGGAATTAACGACGAATCAAG GTACAAAAAAATGCTAGCTTATGGCCAATCAAAGTTATGTAATGTTCTGCATGCCAATGAACTTACAAGACGTTTCAAG GAAGAAGGAGTAAACATAACTGCAAACTCACTTCACCCAGGAATAATTGCCACAAATCTTTTCCGCCACTTCAATTTTGGCAATG GTATTGCGAACACTGTCGGCAAACTCGTATTTAAAAATGTTCAACAG GGTGCAGCAACAACCTGCTATGTAGCATTGCATCCACAAGTGAAGGGAGTGAGTGGTGAATATTTTCTGAATAGTAACCTAAACAAGGCAAGTCAACATGGGCAGGATGTTGATCTGGCTAAGAAGCTTTGGGATTTTACCACTAACTTGCTCAAATAA
- the LOC111794345 gene encoding uncharacterized protein LOC111794345 — translation MSIICGVPILECVCCLGCSRWVWKRCLHTAGHDSENWGLATSDEFEPIPRVCRYILAVYEDDIRKPLWEPVGGYGINPDLLLVKKTYKDTRGRAPPYILYLDHDHGDIVLAIRGLNMAKESDYAVLLDNKLGKKKFDGGYVHNGLLKAAGWVLDTENETLKDLVKKYPDYTLTFAGHSLGSGVAAMLTLVVAQNLEKLENIDRKRIRCYAIAPARCMSLNLAVRYADIIHSVVLQDDFLPRTATPLEDIFKSLLCLPCLLCLRCLRDTCVSEDRMLKDPRRLYAPGRLYHIVERKPFRCGRFPPVVKTAVPVDGRFEHIVLSCNATSDHAIIWIEKEAKQALELMHKDDKAMQIPPQQKMERQETLAREHSEEYKAALQRAVTLAVPHAYALAPYGTFDQTDDGEEEEESPGSSGGSSRRKKETWNELIERLYDKDDSRSAVLKKSVSSI, via the exons ATGTCTATCATATGTGGCGTGCCTATCCTTGAGTGTGTATGCTGTCTGGGATGTTCTCGTTGGGTCTGGAAACGTTGTCTGCACACAGCCGGTCATGACAGTGAAAATTGGGGCTTAGCCACTTCCGATGAGTTTGAGCCTATTCCCCGGGTTTGTAGATATATCCTAGCTGTGTATGAAGATGATATTCGAAAGCCCCTTTGGGAACCGGTGGGTGGTTATGGAATCAATCCAGATTTGTTACTTGTGAAGAAGACATACAAAGATACACGAGGGCGGGCTCCtccatatattttatatcttGATCATGATCATGGCGATATTGTTCTTGCTATCAGGGGACTTAATATGGCAAAGGAGAGTGATTATGCTGTTTTACTAGACAATAAGCtgggaaagaagaaatttgatgGTGGATATGTTCACAATGGGCTTCTGAAGGCAGCTGGGTGGGTTTTGGACACTGAGAATGAAACTTTAAAGGATTTGGTGAAGAAGTATCCAGACTATACTTTGACGTTTGCTGGGCATTCTCTTGGCTCCGGAGTAGCAGCCATGTTAACTTTGGTAGTTGCACAGAATCtcgaaaaattggaaaatattGATCGGAAGCGGATAAGGTGCTATGCTATTGCTCCTGCTAGATGCATGTCCCTGAATCTGGCTGTTAGATATGCAGATATCATCCACTCTGTTGTTCTTCAG GATGACTTCTTACCCAGGACAGCCACCCCCTTGGAAGACATTTTTAAGTCACTACTCTG TTTGCCATGCCTTCTATGCCTGAGGTGCCTGCGGGATACGTGTGTATCAGAGGACCGGATGCTTAAAGATCCGAGGAGGCTTTATGCACCTGGTCGACTCTATCACATCGTCGAGCGAAAGCCCTTCAG ATGCGGAAGGTTTCCACCTGTGGTGAAGACGGCTGTTCCAGTAGATGGGCGGTTTGAACACATAGTTCTTTCTTGTAATGCAACTTCTGACCATGCCATCATTTGGATAGAGAAAGAAGCCAAACAAGCCCTGGAA TTAATGCACAAGGATGATAAAGCCATGCAGATACCACCCCAACAAAAGATGGAGAGGCAAGAGACTTTAGCTAGAGAGCATAGCGAAGAGTATAAGGCTGCATTGCAACGTGCCGTGACGTTAGCAGTGCCACATGCCTACGCGCTTGCCCCATACGGGACCTTCGACCAGACAGATgatggggaagaagaagaagagtcaCCAGGATCAAGTGGAGGGTCGTcgaggaggaagaaagaaacttGGAATGAACTGATAGAACGTCTTTACGACAAGGATGATTCAAGAAGCGCAGTGCTGAAGAAATCAGTGAGTAGTATTTGA
- the LOC111795724 gene encoding scarecrow-like protein 8 — protein MQSGFTGGGPPDFYTSGRSMANPSHPNPYRSQLSGGAFVDPTIPQIARQIPSSLLGKRNLSDLHSLNQYTHHNLPVNNLFLRSVKPRAGFSHPISPLSNFDLYSTMSLPSSEVQTHRLYGSSSAAVLQQLRQQPNSSAVTLRDLQNLESEKKMMMNHRLQELEKQLLEDNDDDDGSDAASVITSSTSAWCETMYNLISPTAPPNQKPVSTSPTTSASSSCSSSTSSSVASPSSDSWKQSVIEAAAAISEGKLDVVDEILSPVVKISNARGSSVQRLAEYMVFALKSRVNPAEFPPPVAEIFGDEHSAATQSLYDVSPCFKLAFMAANLAILEAIEEEDRKLHVVDFDIGKGGQYMNLIHLLSGRQKGKVAVKLTAVVAENGRDERLKHVGESLSQLAKELGVGFKFNLVKHELAELTRESLGCDADESLAVNFAFKLYQMPDESVSTENPRDELLRRVKAWAPAVVTVMEQELNTNTAPFAARVSESCIYYGSLFDSIDSTMWCDHPDRVKVEEGLGRKLANSLACEGRERVERCEVSGKWRARMGMAGFESRRMSEMVAESMKTRLSSGYRVNPGFTVKEENGGICFGWMGRTLTVTTAWR, from the coding sequence ATGCAGTCAGGTTTCACCGGCGGTGGACCACCGGATTTCTATACTTCCGGCAGATCCATGGCGAATCCTTCTCATCCTAATCCTTACAGATCCCAGCTCTCCGGTGGGGCTTTCGTAGATCCGACTATCCCTCAGATCGCTCGCCAAATACCCTCTTCTCTGCTCGGGAAACGGAATCTCTCCGATCTTCACTCTCTTAATCAATATACCCACCATAATCTTCCGGTCAATAATCTCTTCCTCCGGTCTGTTAAGCCCAGAGCCGGATTCAGTCACCCGATTTCTCCTCTTTCCAATTTCGATTTGTACTCCACTATGTCTCTGCCGTCGTCGGAGGTTCAGACCCACCGTCTTTATGGGTCGTCCTCTGCGGCGGTTCTTCAGCAGCTCCGTCAACAGCCCAACTCTTCGGCGGTGACGCTCAGGGATTTGCAGAATCTGGAAtcggagaagaagatgatgatgaatcACCGCCTTCAGGAGTTGGAGAAACAGCTTCTTGAAGATAACGACGACGATGATGGAAGTGATGCGGCGTCTGTGATTACGAGTTCGACTAGTGCTTGGTGTGAGACGATGTATAATCTAATTAGTCCGACGGCGCCGCCGAATCAGAAGCCGGTTTCCACTTCGCCGACTACCTCTGCTTcgtcttcttgttcttcgtcTACGTCGTCCTCTGTAGCTTCTCCATCCTCTGATTCTTGGAAACAGTCTGTAATCGAGGCTGCGGCGGCGATTTCTGAGGGGAAATTGGATGTTGTGGATGAGATTCTTTCGCCGGTGGTTAAGATTTCGAATGCGAGAGGTAGTTCTGTGCAGAGATTGGCCGAGTATATGGTTTTCGCTCTGAAATCGCGGGTAAATCCAGCGGAATTTCCGCCTCCGGTGGCGGAGATTTTTGGCGACGAGCACTCGGCGGCGACTCAGTCGCTTTACGATGTTTCTCCTTGCTTTAAGCTTGCTTTCATGGCGGCGAATCTCGCGATTCTTGAGGCGATTGAGGAAGAGGATCGGAAATTACACGTTGTGGATTTTGATATCGGGAAGGGAGGTCAGTATATGAATCTAATCCACCTTCTCTCCGGTCGTCAGAAAGGGAAGGTCGCCGTGAAATTGACGGCGGTTGTGGCGGAGAACGGCAGAGACGAGAGGTTGAAACACGTCGGCGAATCACTGAGTCAACTAGCGAAAGAACTCGGCGTCGGGTTCAAATTCAACCTGGTGAAACACGAACTAGCAGAGCTGACGCGCGAGTCACTCGGGTGCGATGCAGACGAATCACTAGCAGTAAATTTCGCATTCAAGTTATACCAGATGCCGGACGAGAGCGTGTCAACGGAGAATCCCCGGGACGAGCTTCTCCGGCGCGTGAAGGCGTGGGCACCCGCCGTCGTGACGGTAATGGAGCAAGAATTAAACACGAACACCGCCCCGTTTGCAGCGCGCGTGAGCGAGTCATGCATCTACTACGGCTCGCTGTTTGATTCGATCGACTCAACCATGTGGTGCGACCACCCGGACCGGGTCAAGGTGGAGGAAGGGCTCGGGCGGAAGCTTGCGAATTCTCTGGCTTGCGAAGGTAGAGAGCGCGTGGAAAGATGCGAGGTTTCGGGGAAGTGGCGGGCCAGAATGGGGATGGCCGGGTTCGAGTCGAGGCGGATGAGTGAAATGGTTGCCGAGTCGATGAAAACCCGGCTGAGTTCAGGGTACCGAGTCAACCCGGGGTTCACCGTTAAAGAAGAAAACGGAGGGATTTGCTTCGGTTGGATGGGTCGGACGCTCACCGTCACAACCGCATGGCGTTAG
- the LOC111795160 gene encoding mitogen-activated protein kinase kinase kinase YODA-like, with protein MPPWWGKSSSKEAKKSKESFINALQRKLRTADGKTNSRSGGSPRTCNDNDTISEQGTRSPILLRTISPSKQVSRCQSFSSERPQAQPLPLPGVQPPIVGRTDSGISISPKPSSERSSKPSSYLPLPRPACIPRRPNHADLDAELGVGSVSSESSNDSADLLDSRHRSPQATDYDLGSKTAAGSPSSAIVKDQSSIVPPPSSREPRKPANISLSNHIFSTSPKRRPLSSHVPNLQVPYNGNFCIAPDSSMSSPSRSPIRAFSTEQVINNAVSAGKFYMDLTFPGSGHCSSPGSGYNSGHNSMGGDLSGQLFLQQSRGSPEYSPAPSPRMTSPGPSSRVHSGAVTPIHPRAGGIPTESQTWPDEKQTHRLPLPPVAISNAPFSHSNSAATSPSVPRSPGRADNPASPGSRWKKGKLLGRGTFGHVYVGFNSESGEMCAMKEVTLFSDDAKSKESGKQLMQEITLLSRLRHPNIVQYYGSETVGDRLYIYLEYVSGGSIYKLLQEYGQLGEVALRSYTQQILSGLAYLHAKSTVHRDIKGANILVDPTGRVKLADFGMAKHITGQSCPLSLKGSPYWMAPEVIKNSNGCNLAVDIWSLGCTVLEMATTKPPWSQYEGVAAMFKIGNGKELPEIPDHLSHDGKDFVRQCLQRNPAHRPTAAQLLEHPFVKHASPLERPISGSEHSGRNPSFLDSDRSAAPSSRLSTAVFHSSEIHIPRNLSCPVSPIGSPLVHSRSPQHPSGRMSPSPISSPRNMSGASTPLTGGSGAIPHQHLKQSPYLQEGFGSLPKPSIGPYSNGPSYQDSNPDIFQGMGIQPGSHIFSEQFGKPAWELYDGQAVLADRVSRQLLSDHITTPSLDLNPNSLSTNRR; from the exons ATGCCTCCATGGTGGGGGAAGTCATCatcaaaagaagcaaagaagaGCAAGGAAAGTTTTATCAATGCATTGCAGAGAAAACTTAGAACAGCTGATGGTAAAACAAACAGCAGATCAGGAGGATCTCCAAGAACTTGTAATGATAATGATACAATTTCTGAGCAAGGAACTCGATCTCCTATTCTTTTGAGAACAATTTCACCTTCAAAACAAGTATCAAGATGTCAAAGCTTTTCTTCTGAAAGGCCACAAGCTCAACCTCTACCTCTTCCTGGTGTGCAGCCGCCAATTGTAGGTCGTACTGACTCTGGGATTAGTATTTCGCCAAAACCGAGTTCTGAAAGAAGCTCCAAGCCATCGTCATATCTACCACTCCCAAGACCAGCATGCATACCCAGGAGGCCTAACCATGCTGATTTAGATGCAGAGCTTGGTGTTGGTTCAGTGTCCAGTGAGAGCTCGAATGATAGCGCGGATCTACTAGATTCACGCCATCGTAGTCCTCAGGCAACTGACTATGATCTCGGGTCTAAAACGGCTGCAGGCAGTCCTTCGAG TGCCATTGTCAAGGATCAGTCTTCTATTGTCCCTCCACCAAGTTCACGAGAGCCCAGAAAACCAGCAAATATCTCCTTGAGCAACCACATTTTCTCCACATCACCCAAAAGGAGACCTTTAAGCAGTCATGTTCCAAATCTGCAAGTCCCATATAATGGGAATTTTTGTATTGCTCCAGACAGTTCAATGTCAAGTCCTTCAAGAAGTCCCATAAGGGCTTTTAGCACAGAGCAAGTTATTAACAATGCTGTTAGTGCTGGAAAGTTCTATATGGATCTCACTTTTCCTGGGTCAGGCCATTGTTCTAGTCCTGGTTCTGGTTACAATTCAGGGCATAACTCAATGGGTGGTGATTTATCAGGACAGCTATTTTTGCAACAAAGCCGAGGTAGCCCAGAGTATTCACCAGCTCCCAGTCCCAGAATGACTAGCCCTGGTCCTAGCTCCCGAGTCCATAGTGGTGCAGTGACACCAATTCATCCTAGAGCAGGAGGGATACCAACCGAGTCACAGACATGGCCTGACGAGAAGCAAACACACCGCTTACCTCTACCTCCGGTCGCAATTTCCAATGCTCCTTTTTCTCATTCCAATTCAGCTGCAACATCTCCCTCTGTTCCAAGAAGTCCTGGAAGAGCTGATAATCCAGCAAGCCCAGGCTCCCGTTGGAAAAAGGGGAAGCTTTTGGGTAGGGGTACCTTTGGTCATGTGTATGTTGGTTTCAACAG TGAAAGTGGTGAAATGTGTGCAATGAAGGAGGTTACATTATTTTCAGATGATGCAAAGTCCAAGGAGAGTGGCAAGCAATTAATGCAA GAAATCACCTTGTTGAGTCGTTTACGACATCCAAACATTGTGCAGTATTATGGATCTGAAACG GTTGGGGACAGGCTTTACATTTACCTTGAATATGTATCTGGTGGCTCTATTTACAAGCTTCTCCAGGAATATGGACAGCTTGGAGAAGTTGCACTTCGTAGTTATACCCAGCAAATACTGTCCGGGCTTGCGTATTTACATGCTAAGAGTACTGTTCACAG gGATATCAAAGGAGCAAATATACTCGTTGATCCCACGGGGCGTGTTAAGTTGGCTGACTTTGGGATGGCAAAACAT ATAACTGGGCAATCGTGCCCTTTGTCGCTTAAAGGCAGCCCATACTGGATGGCGCCGGAG GTTATAAAGAATTCAAATGGTTGTAATCTTGCTGTGGATATTTGGAGTCTTGGATGCACTGTTTTGGAGATGGCTACAACGAAGCCTCCTTGGAGTCAATATGAGGGA GTAGCTGCAATGTTTAAGATTGGCAATGGCAAAGAACTTCCCGAAATCCCAGATCATCTTTCGCACGATGGAAAAGATTTCGTTAGACAATGTCTGCAACGTAATCCAGCTCATCGTCCTACAGCTGCTCAACTTTTGGAACATCCTTTTGTAAAACATGCTTCACCTCTTGAAAGACCGATTTCGGGTTCTGAGCATTCAGGAAGGAATCCCAGCTTCTTGGATTCTGATAGATCTGCAGCTCCTTCATCTAGACTCTCCACAGCTGTGTTTCATTCCAG TGAAATTCATATTCCGAGGAACCTTTCATGTCCTGTTTCCCCCATTGGAAGCCCTCTGGTGCACTCTCGATCGCCACAGCACCCGAGTGGGAGAATGTCTCCGTCGCCCATCTCTAGCCCTCGGAACATGTCAGGTGCATCGACTCCGCTCACGGGAGGAAGCGGTGCTATTCCACACCAGCATCTCAAACAATCACCGTACCTACAGGAGGGTTTTGGGAGCTTGCCGAAGCCTTCAATAGGTCCCTATAGTAATGGCCCTTCATATCAGGATTCGAACCCCGACATCTTTCAGGGGATGGGGATTCAACCAGGTTCTCACATCTTCTCCGAGCAATTTGGAAAGCCTGCTTGGGAATTATACGACGGGCAGGCAGTCTTGGCCGATCGTGTTTCTAGGCAGCTCCTGAGTGATCACATAACAACTCCCTCCCTGGATCTAAATCCGAACTCTCTTTCGACCAACCGCAGATAG
- the LOC111795022 gene encoding cytokinin hydroxylase-like, translated as MAFFTSLLFMLLFSCWISPFLAHKKLKRNGFRGPTPSFPLGNISEMKRTSFGRVFESLTHDIHSIVFPYFSRWQAAHGKIFTYWLGTEPFLYIAEPEFVRMLSREVQAKYWGKPSVFKRDRKSMFGNGLVMAEGDEWVRQRHVITPAFNPSNLKAMASLMVESTTQMLDRWAHLVLSGHPQIEVENEITSTAGEIIAKTSFGIDHISGRQVFHKLRNLQMTLFKTNRLVGVPFAGILIAGKAREAKRLGEEIDELFREVITARRENQAAAAAAAEVVQQNDLLSLLLKESGGEGKLGRWLSTTELIDECKTFFFGGHETTALALTWTLLLLGIHTEWQTQLRDEIKEVLGDKESDFDFTKLSQLKKMGWVMSEVLRLYPSAPNVQRQARRDITVNGLTIPNGTNMWIDVVAMHHDEALWGEQVNEFRPERFEHDGVAGGCSHKMGYLPFGFGGRMCVGRHLTFMEYKIVLTLILCRFSFTLSPDYCHSPCIMLSLRPAHGLPLIFQLLEH; from the exons ATGGCGTTCTTTACTTCCTTGCTCTTCATGCTATTGTTTTCTTGTTGGATTTCACCTTTTTTAGCCCACAAAAAGCTCAAGCGAAATGGGTTTCGAGGTCCGACCCCGAGTTTTCCTCTCGGGAATATTAGCGAGATGAAACGGACGAGCTTCGGTCGTGTGTTCGAGTCTTTGACGCATGATATACATTCCATTGTGTTTCCCTACTTTTCTCGGTGGCAAGCTGCCCATG GAAAAATATTTACGTACTGGTTAGGGACAGAGCCGTTCTTGTACATTGCAGAGCCGGAGTTTGTGAGGATGTTGTCGAGGGAAGTGCAAGCTAAGTACTGGGGGAAGCCGTCGGTGTTCAAACGTGATAGGAAATCGATGTTTGGGAATGGATTGGTGATGGCTGAAGGAGACGAGTGGGTTCGACAAAGACACGTCATTACTCCTGCATTTAATCCTTCCAActtaaag GCAATGGCGAGCTTAATGGTGGAGTCCACCACCCAAATGCTGGACAGGTGGGCCCACCTCGTACTCTCCGGCCATCCACAAATCGAAGTGGAAAACGAAATCACTTCCACCGCCGGCGAAATCATCGCCAAAACCAGCTTTGGAATCGACCATATAAGCGGCCGACAAGTCTTCCACAAACTCAGGAATCTCCAGATGACACTCTTTAAAACCAACCGTCTTGTCGGAGTTCCGTTCGCCGGGATTTTGATCGCCGGCAAGGCCCGAGAGGCCAAACGCCTTGGTGAAGAGATCGACGAGCTGTTTCGAGAGGTGATTACGGCGAGGAGAGAGAAtcaggcggcggcggcggcggcggcggaagTGGTGCAGCAGAATGATCTTTTGAGCTTGCTTTTGAAAGAGAGTGGTGGAGAGGGGAAGTTGGGGAGGTGGTTGAGTACGACGGAGCTGATTGATGAGTGCAAGACGTTTTTCTTTGGTGGGCATGAAACGACGGCGTTGGCTTTGACGTGGACTTTGCTGCTTTTGGGTATTCATACGGAGTGGCAAACTCAGCTGAGAGATGAGATTAAGGAAGTTCTTGGTGATAAAGAGAGTGACTTTGATTTCACTAAGCTTTCTCAGCTCAAAAAG ATGGGATGGGTAATGAGCGAGGTTCTACGTCTATACCCGTCCGCACCCAACGTGCAAAGGCAAGCTAGAAGAGACATTACAGTAAACGGACTGACGATCCCGAACGGCACCAACATGTGGATAGATGTGGTGGCCATGCATCACGACGAGGCCCTTTGGGGCGAGCAGGTGAACGAGTTTCGGCCGGAGAGATTCGAACACGACGGGGTAGCTGGGGGGTGCAGCCACAAGATGGGGTATTTGCCGTTTGGGTTTGGAGGAAGAATGTGCGTTGGAAGGCACTTGACGTTCATGGAGTATAAGATTGTGTTGACGCTTATTTTGTGTAGGTTTTCTTTCACATTGTCTCCTGATTACTGCCATTCGCCTTGCATTATGCTGTCGCTCCGGCCCGCGCATGGTCTACCTCTCATTTTTCAACTACTGGAACACTAA
- the LOC111795767 gene encoding UPF0496 protein At3g49070-like, translating to MKKSKLVSRLRKFLSDGGVHIRSRPIGVDVREEYANAFRTESYLDFWTRVVAIKDVVVESTTASRLSSYRLFAEHLLDPTEPTVKRILNWAHLRPNSKSLLSDYFSHTANASLLCSRLLKDINHLRPEIAIQSLQNPEFNFKPLSIHNPFPEIIQNGCAKLLKQLEFNRDKARTKVKRVRYFQHSSAGLLVAVTASLTVILVTHGIGLVVVAAAPGLAGLVGAVKLARVKEMARVLDVAAKATYTLNRDFDTVGRLVARLNQEVEHMRGLMRFWVELGEGRDGRHGGVGEVARQLQQCRLNLGQHLDELEEHLYLCFMTINRARNLVLKQILTRA from the exons atgaagaaatcaaagctCGTTTCTCGTCTCCGAAAATTCCTTTCAG ATGGTGGGGTACACATTAGGAGCCGTCCAATAGGCGTAGACGTGCGGGAGGAGTACGCAAACGCCTTCCGCACGGAATCATATCTAGATTTCTGGACACGTGTCGTGGCGATAAAAGACGTAGTAGTGGAGTCCACAACAGCAAGCCGGCTGTCGTCTTACCGGCTATTCGCCGAACATTTACTGGACCCAACTGAGCCCACCGTCAAAAGAATCCTAAATTGGGCCCATCTACGGCCCAATTCCAAATCCCTTCTCTCAGACTATTTCTCCCACACAGCCAATGCCTCTCTCTTGTGTAGCCGTTTACTCAAAGACATAAACCATTTACGTCCAGAAATTGCCATCCAGTCCTTACAAAACCCagaatttaatttcaaacccCTCTCCATCCACAACCCATTTCCAGAAATAATCCAAAACGGATGCGCCAAATTGCTGAAACAGCTGGAGTTCAACCGCGACAAGGCTCGAACCAAGGTCAAGAGGGTCAGATATTTCCAGCATAGTTCAGCTGGGTTGTTGGTGGCTGTGACCGCGTCGCTTACTGTAATACTCGTGACTCATGGAATTGGTTTAGTGGTTGTTGCTGCTGCACCGGGTCTCGCTGGCCTTGTGGGTGCTGTGAAGTTAGCCAGGGTTAAGGAGATGGCTCGAGTGCTGGATGTGGCTGCCAAAGCGACGTACACTTTGAATAGGGATTTCGACACGGTTGGTCGGCTGGTGGCTCGGTTGAATCAGGAGGTGGAGCATATGAGGGGGCTGATGAGGTTCTGGGTTGAGCTAGGGGAAGGTCGTGATGGACGGCATGGCGGCGTTGGGGAAGTGGCGCGCCAGTTGCAGCAATGCCGTCTCAATTTGGGGCAACATTTGGATGAACTTGAGGAGCATTTGTATTTGTGTTTTATGACCATAAATCGAGCTAGAAATCTCGTGCTCAAACAGATTCTGACTCGGGcttaa
- the LOC111794635 gene encoding 60S ribosomal protein L36-2-like: MAPKQPNTGLFVGLNKGHIVTKKELAPRPSDRKGKSSKRVLFVRSLIREVAGFAPYEKRITELLKVGKDKRALKVAKRKLGTHKRAKKKREEMSSVLRKMRAGGGGEKKK; encoded by the exons ATGGCTCCAAAACAGCCGAATACAGGCCTTTTTGTTGGGCTGAACAAGGGCCACATAGTCACCAAGAAGGAGTTGGCTCCACGACCCTCTGATCGCAAAGGA AAATCAAGCAAAAGGGTTCTTTTTGTCCGGAGCTTGATCCGGGAAGTTGCTGGTTTCGCCCCATATGAAAAGAGAATCACTGAGCTTCTTAAAGTTGGTAAAGACAAGCGTGCTTTGAAGGTAGCCAAAAGAAAGCTTGGAACTCACAAGAGGGCCAAGAAGAAGCGTGAGGAGATGTCCAGTGTGCTAAGAAAGATGAG GGCCGGTGGAGGTGGTGAGAAGAAAAAGTGA